The genome window tgtgtttttttccttctttggGCATGAATAGCTTTTGTGTTCTTAAAGTAGGTCTGGCTTTCACCTGATCTGGGAAACGCACACCTGTTAAGAAACGACTtaacttgtgtgtgtctgaatgattTCATCCGAAACtgaatgataaaataataacgACAATATCAGTGTTACCTAACTCATTTCGAATTTATTTTAATCCTAAGAAAggaagtgtggagtgtgttaggaGAAATAAGTTAGAATTCAATAAtcctttattaataaaacaattaaattatttttgtatttccaTAGAAAACTGATGTGTTCTTTTGCAATCGCAGGCACAGATTGTTTTCTATCCATGTGGGCCAATGGACCTACGATGGTCACGGCTTTTGTGGGCACCAACTTGACACTTGGCATTTCGTACAGCGGAGTCACCAACCCTCTAGTGACGTGGCAGAACGGGACGCTTGTTCTGGCCATATGGACCGTAGGCCAAACCACTTCTCCTCCTGGCATCAACCCAACATATAGCAGCGTCTTATCCTTGGATCAGAACGGATCTCTGGTCTTCCAGAACGTTTCAGCCAGCTACAGCGGGACATATGTAGCGAAAATGGCAAAACCCGGGGATCATGAGGCCTCGGTCAACTTTACACTGTTGGTGTACAGTAAGTAGAAATCTCCAAGTGATTTTTTTGCTGCGTGTTTTCCTTTATGTTCTGTAATTTAGTAAATATCCACAGTCAATTTGACTGTAATGcatttacattcctggcattggcagacgcccttatccacaatttatcttattttgtACAGCTCAACaattgaggtttaagggccttgatcaagggcccaGAATTCAAcacttgggattcaaactcacaaccttcgaACAGTAGCCGAGCAgcttcaccactaagctaccacatctccaTTTATTCATCAGAGTGGGTTCATGCTGGACATCATAGCTGGACAAATCACTAGCTTGAGCACCATTAACAATCAGATTATATCCAAGCTAGCAGTTTTTTCATTAACAGTTCCTCAGAGGACCAGTAGGCAGTGTAGCTCAATGATTAATGTTGATTCAatccccagcaccgccaagctgccactgttgggcccttgaataaggcccttaaacctctcTACTCCGAGGTAGCGCTATCATCACTGATGCTGTGCTCTCTTCTGAGCTATGCGAAGAAAAGACTTTCACTATGGTGTATGACAAATAAAGCCTTCTGCATTAGGTTTAACAGGCCACATTTTGTTTACACGgccaagataaaaaatattccttacagaaaactttcatttgaaaatgttgctgtatgtgatatatttatataagcaCTTGATTCAGGTATTTCTTAGAGGTCCAAAGCACTATGATGCAGAGTGAGAAGAATTTGGGCCATGAGGacaacactccacactgaaAAGCAAAACATTCGCTTTGTCACTCTGATGTTGCTGAATGATGTCTTCAGTGAAAAAACGATCAGCAGAGATGGTAGTAGTAGTACAGTAGTCCCCGTCTATCGCgggggttacgttccaaaaccacccACGATAAACGAAAATCCACGATACACAGACGCCACACCATATGTAGAAAACACGTAGAaactctttttcattttgtccGTCACACCCGGCTTTTAAATGTTGATAGGAACCATTTTTACCAGCCATATTAATTACCTTAAATTGATGCTAGGCAATCTTTCCATAATCATTTTAagtagtacaaaaaaaaaaaaaagacttaaacAACGTTAGACATTCAGCATTTACACTGAAGACGTTGATGTTTTCAGTTTCAGGACATGGCTCCACCCACAGAAATGACCATTTACTTTTTTCCATAGTCTGTCTTAATGCGTAAGTATCTTTTGCTTAGCTGAGAATAACAAGGGACTCAGCAGCACATTGGAGACTTGACTCATGCTGTAGACTAGCTGACGTCAAACTGGTGATTTGTCCAGCTCTGTGTATACTCATATTCCTCccaagattcaagatttaagatatttatctgtcacagttatatacagtatgcagCTTGTGAAATGAAAACCCGCTCCACATTAGACCACCACATTTAAGAAACTAAGCTAGAAATAGAATTAATAGTAATAAGATGTCACACAATATTATGTGCACTTATGTTACTTTGACTACTAGTAAAAGTGCATCATGTAGAATGACAACAGAGTGAACAAGCCTTAAAGAGTCTGTAAAATGGACATATCCGtattgaggagtctgatggcctCCTCCTGAGCCTCTCTGTTTTTATCCATCAGACTAATACAGAAATATCCAcaaacatctctctctttacagACGTCATCACGGACGCTTCTGTGGTCACAGCCTCACAGGATGTGGTAGAGGGAGGAACGCCATTTACTCTGTCCTACAGCTCCATGCAAGGACCTGTCATGTCTTCAACATGGTACTTTAAAGGTGCGGAGGTGGTGAACGGCTCTCGGTACCTGATAACTAGCAAGAGTCTGATCATAAATCAGCCGAACCGTAACGACACAGGGCTCTACAGCGTGGCGCTGACTAATCCATTCAGTAACGTGACACAGAGCAAGaacatcacagtgctgtgtaAGTGGGTTTTTACTTTGGTAATACACACTGCTAGAATGATTCTTTCTAGACATAGAAAGAGTGAGGATCAAGTAGTTTGTTGTAATAAtgcaaatactgtatattttctTCCATTAGCTAGCCATTTTATCGCATTTCTCCTTTAAATGGACCAAACCCAGATTAAAAATTTTAACATGCAGTTAAAAACTTTTTTGCTCCCACACACTAGCATTTAGCTAGCAAGCTAGTAGACTGTTAGCTTGCTTCATATTCACGGAAAATAACAACATTATTGTTTTCCTAGCGTTTGTAACAAACTCTTCTGGGGATCTTATAAAAGAAGTACACGGCAATGTGTAGCTAAAATATCTGAGGACAAGTTAGCATGATAGTATTTGCTTTGTTACAACAAACCCTAGCTTCCTTCTCTTATTAACTAGCCAGCTTaacatttttcccccaaaacaGCTATTTCTTTCAACACTTAtccattttgttttcttcctctttcagaTGGACCAGATCAGCCGGTTTTGGAGGTCAGTCCTACAAAAGCGACCTTTGTTCCCGGAGAGACCTTGTCTCTGTCGTGCCGAGCTGAAGGTGAACCGACTCCCTCGGCGTCGTGGCTGTTTAACGGACAGGAGCTGCCCAGCTCCAACGGCACACTGCGACTCGGCCATGTTCAGACGAGTCAGAGCGGCGTTTATAAGTGTGTCCTGATTAACAGCAGGACCAACACCCGTCTCAGCAGGAACGTCACCGTAACCATCCAGGGTAGGAACTTTCTAAATAGTTATCGATCAGTGTAAAGGAACTATCATCTATTAAATTCACTCTTGTATGCAAAATCACTATACACttactggccactttaataggaagaCCTCTCACATGCTGCTGCAGACAGTAATTTTTGCATGTTACCTCTTACATTACAGTTTTTGCACACCAAACAGATGATATACTGGTCAGTGCTATCTTCATGTATCTGTCTTATTATCTGTATGTAGTATACAGTATTGTCTCTTGTCCTAcacctcttttttttgtcttgcatTGTTTGCACAAAAAACATCTGACAGGGAGGTCaaaaggtcagaggagaatggcaaAACTGATATGGTGACTTAAATCAGCACTCTTTACAGCTATGCTGAGCACAAAAGCATCTCCAGGCAAGCCACAGAACATTGGCACAGGTTCATCAAAACTGGACGGTTGGACATGGGGAAAAAAGACAATGTTTTTTTCCGATCTTCTGCTGTCccaccctgttttttttttttttttcagtgatcgTGGTAATGATAAAGACAAGTGTTGTCAATGTAAACACTTGGAGCTGGTTGGACTGGGTTTGTTGATGATTCAGCAAGTAATTTGAGAAAGTCTTGCTGCAGTGCTGCTGCCTTAGAAAATCCCCTCTAaggtataatatatatgtattttaagaCGAACTAAAGAGACGCAACAAAGTGTAGCTTGGTGTCGAGTCTCATACACATTTGTGTAGTATATATTTATACcagttgaattcttgattctgattggtcagcagcaGCTCTGGCAATAGTTCTGGCTATATGTCATATCACAGGATTATATCAATGCGCTTGTTCTAATACTATATACGACCTTTTTTTTATGGATATATTGCAAATTCTTAAATCTTTGAGTGTTTACTTTCATATGAACATCATAGtaaacaccactgtggagtgtgacatgacataGACAGTCAATGATCAACATGGacaaaaatgaaattttttggcctctgagaaaaatatttagagaaggagtctccagtttcagtgctgtGTAACAGTAAGTTTTCCATCAGAAGAAAATCTTCAGGATTTATGTTACTTTCTCTGTATTTTTAGTGTCttattaaaaagagagagagagaggttggtAATGATGCTACTATATATAGCTGCTGTAGTGTAAGCGATAACTCCTTATgtagatgttccacaacattaaatgtaacactaaatggataaaattcaGACTTGAGGTAAGTATTttaggtaaaaataaaatacatgtcTTCGCTGCAGGTCTTAGCGGGTCAGCCATTGCCGGTATAGCTGCCGGAGTCCCGTGTGTCAtcctcctgctgctcctcctcgCAGGCCTCATCCTCCTCTGTTACTACTGctataaaaagaaaagtaaagttCATCACctctcatccattcatctttcCATTTTATCtacaaattctttctttctgctaaTCAATTCTTTAATTACTATGTGTAGCAGCAAATCGGAATCCCAGATATCCTGTCGCAAGAGCCGTGAAGAAGGTAAGTTCGTTGAGTTCTTCCTTCAAGGATCCTGATGAAAATATCTTAAGAACTGGAGACTGTTACAGATCGATAGTTAGGAAGGCAggtggataggtggatggatagatcgatggatgtatagatggatggatggatggatggatggatggatggatggatggatagatagatagatagatagatagatagatagatagatagatagatagatagatagatagatagatagatagatagatagatagacacaacTATTCTGTGGCAAATGAAAACCTTAAACGTTGCTGCTTGTATAATCAGgtcaaaataaagaaaaatacccAATAACACAATAAAGGCAATTAAATTATTTGCACCGAATCAGGCGACCCTGCGAGCGCAAAAACGATTAGCCAGTAACAAGAATTCTAAAGATCCACTGAGTGTAAGAAACAGAGGTGTGAAATCTTTGTGTGCGCTTTTCTCTAGGCTGTAATCATTCAGCCGAATCTGACCAAACCTCACCATCTGCTGACCAGCAGCATTAAACCACCTCCAGCCTACAACCACCATCGTAACCAGGTGCTGAATTTCACCTCGACATGTcaatcattcttttctttttataggTTGCTGATGTTTAAGCTTTTAAATtgctaaaaacaaattaaaatatttcactaACTGTAAAATTATGACAAATGGAAATCtgattgtgtatttatttatttatttggatttcCAGGCACCTAGCGAACGTTCAGGCACGCTGCCATTAGGCATTCCCCCGGTCCGAATGGCCACTAtggtgtaacacacactctgacttgaTGACCAGTAACCAGGAAGATTTTTCCCTGTCCTAAGGACATTTGCTAAGAGGCCTGGCATTGTTCAGATCTACCTCCCACACACTCGGTCATCAGCCAAAGCATTATCAATGACTGTTCAACATTTCAACAAGCTGaccaaaaacactgaatttttttttcctagctcTGCAACTTCCTTCTTTTTGAGCCACAGAGTAAATTACTCAATAAACACTGCAGGAAATTCTTAATATGCACTTTCTGTGCatatttttgtgtattgatATTGGTATTTTTGttaagttcatttttatttgtacatattCTAAATAAAATCTCTATTTAAATGAAgtctgtacttgtgtgtgtatacatgtgtgctCTTTTTGCTGGAAATTTCTAGAGCTGTTCTAATGGTAAGTAGGTTTATGAGCTTCTGATTCAATTCATAATTTGATAGATTctaagaaaaatgtttttttttttgttttgttttttaataaataaccaATGAGAGATATCTGAAGGACTTAAGATTTTTTTCGCTAACATTTTTTGGCATTATTTTCTAAACTACAAACAAACTATTAGCCAAATTAAAGCTACATTTCAGCCTCAGGTGCTTAGCAGTTGTCTTCTCACATCTTTATCAGGAtgtattgtgtgttttctttcttattcagACAACTAATTGAAATGTTTAGCTACACCAGGACGGTGGAGATGGTAAATAACAGTACTGGGGATTTACTGTataagtttttaaataaatttttgaaGTATCTGAATGGAAACATTAGATATTCTGCTCCCTTCTGGTTATACCGCTGTAGTTTACTGGATATTTACTTACTATTATAACTCAGTTTCATTATTAATTAGTAATGAATTAACACCAAATACTTTTCCAGTATATTCAGCAGAACAAGAAGATCgtgtgattttcttttccttcagcTGAACTAAACAGATAGGCGACGGAAACTGATGACACATCAAGGTTCATGGCTCAGCAaaactgctttctttcttttagatagagagagagagagagagagagagagagagagagagaaagagagagatacgtTATTGATCTCACAGGGGAAATTgctaaatttgtgtgtgtttatggatggatggatggatggatggatggatggatggatggatggatagatagatagatagatagatagatagatagatagatagatagatagatagatagatagataaccaATGATATGATACAGATAACCGTGATATTTTATTGATCTGACAGGggaaattgtttgtgtgtgttgatggatagatggatggatggatagatggatagatagatagatagatagatagatagatagatagatagatagatagatagatagatagatagatagatagatagatagatagatagataaccaATGATATGATACAGATAAccatgatattttattgatctGACAGGGGAAATTgctaaatttgtgtgtgtgtttatggatggatggatggatggatggatggatggatggatggatggatagatagatagatagatagatagatagatagatagatagatagatagatagatagatagatagatagatagatagatagataaccaATGATATGATACAGATAACCGTGATATTTTATTGATCTGACAGGggaaattgtttgtgtgtgttgatggatagatggatggatggatggatggatggatagatggatggacagagatATTTGATTCAACAGgggaaattgtgtgtgtgtatagatagatagatagatagatagatagatagatagatagatagatagatagatagatagatagatagatagatagatagatagatagatagatagatagatactttattgatcccacagGGAAATTGTTCAATTATGTGTgttgatggatagatagatagatagatagatagatagatagatagatagatagatagatagatagatagatagatagatcgagatattttattgatcccacagGGGAAATTGTtcaattgtttgtgtgtgtgtgtgtttgtgtgtgtgtgtgtgtttgtgtttgtgtgtgtgtgtgtgtgtgtgtgtataaatggtCATGTGTCTGTTATAAATGCGGCCTCTCATGTTCAAACAGCGCATCCAGTCACAGCCTGAAAGAAAGTGTGAGCTTCAGCATGTTGCATTGACAGTAGAGCAGCGTTACTGCAAGCCTCTGCACATCCACCGTTCTAGAAAAACCCATACAGGAACAAAAAAAGgggcccacacacacatacacacatccccTCCTACTACCATGACCCCAGTCCAAACACTGACCAAGGGTCACGTGGCCCTGGCCCGGTCCCCGGCCGGCTCCGGTGTATTTGTTCGCTGTGAGCAATCGTGTGTTTTTAAAGGATTTTGCCACCATCGACAGAAAAGCCAGGATAACTTTTTGGAATTCAGCCTAGGAGGTTCTCTTCGGTGTTACGCTCACTGCGAGCTTCTcatctcctctttcttcttctctcttcccctgtgaaaaaaaaaaatcagagttTTCCTTTTAAGAACTCAGGTAAGgaatcattacattttttttttttttagaggaaAAACAAATTTTCAGAATCTTGGTTTTATTCTTAAGTGATCCTGCAGTGAAATGAACATCATCTTACATTGCGATCATCTTCAGCGATGAAGAACAACATTTCTCCTTGGATAGTcatttataatagtaataacattTAACTCTTTATTATTATCCTGTAAGAGCCATTGTTTATTCCTGTGTCCTTGCAAATAGTATTACTGCACCGGGTATTGACGCCAGCCAGGATCATTTTCACATAATTAGTATCATTTGGTGGTGCAAATGGAGGACATTTTGTACTTTGCAGAAGATCAGAATGGCTGAGACACAAAACAAGGCTTTAGTTCGATTAGACGGTGTAATCGACTACATGCTTGTGGTGGACGGATCTTTTAAAATCAAGATTCTGTGCTACAGTCATGAAGCTCTGGGTTTAAATTGAGCTCATAAGCTGAACTGGACAAACCTAGAGTTTGTTTCTAAAGATTAAGTAAGCTTGTTGGAATTATTCACTGAAGTATCCTTTGCTGTTTGTGATGCTTTAAAAAAGAGAAGTCAAATGCtgtgaatataaaaatgaacaaattactCCTGCAGAGAAGTTGAATGTAGGTGTGTTTTAGAGGTAGAGATGAAAGTATAGTAGGTGTGACTTCCTGGggaattttaatgatttttttagaCTTTTGATTAGATGGTGCAAAGATGACATTTACTATTTGATTAGTAAAGGTTTCCTACAGGTAAAAATTTTAGGTCAAAGTATCTTTGACGTCACAGTGACAGAAGGCTGAGCACTTgtatcatgcaaaaaaaaaaaaacaacaaaaaacgtTAATGTCATAAAAAGAAAGTTCTTCTCTTTTCATCAGCCTGCTTTTGAACTCAGATTGCTAACAAGAAAGCTGACACCAAAATACAGAGCGAAATCCAGAATTTTTTGGAAATCCAAATCTCTGGAATTTTCTCCATGAAAGCTTCAGCCATACTGagacactaaaaaaaaaaaaaacaccacaaaaacaaacaaacaaacaaacaaacaaaaaaaaaacaacactgttttttttttgtttttttgttttttacatttttatatatttacatttaatattaaattattttttatatattttacaactcttttgaaaataattttaatattaaattattattatttttaaaactctTAAATATATCATTATCATATTAGAATATCTAGTGATTTTCACGTTGTATTATactttatctctttatttttttatctatctttttttttaaaaaatataatctcTTTTACATTTGTAAAATATACTTCTGATACATTACATATGCTTCTGATTtaaggagatatttatttaaatttagatatttatttcatttatgagGAAAGTTAGTTCATTTTAATATGGATTTCACTGTTGCTTATTTGTTTATGATCAAATGACATGCTGGTTTCACAAAATGTCCCAAGGAAACAGATACTTTACTTCCAGAGTATTAGAGAGTGTCATTTGATCATAAACTGTAGAGTCTATCACCGTCAATATGCAAATATAGAAGGGAAAGAGGGTGGGGTTTGTAATGGCAGATTATGGATTAGTTGCTGAGGATAAAAATGTTGGCACTTCTTCCATTTTCGGGCTAGTTTAGAGGAGTCAGTTTACTTCTCAATATagattttctattattattattcctgctattacttattattacatttatttcaaatcaTCTAGCAGATACTTTTTGTTAAATCACCGCTACTTTGATATTGTTTGTAACAGTTTGACCCTATATTCAGTTCATCTTTAATTCTCAAGCAAGTGATGGTCATTGTATAGGAACCCCAAACATAGCTGGCCAGCTGTATACGCAAACCATAAAATTACTGTTATATTCATTTGTGAGATCCACATGCCTACACTTATATTGCAGACGAGCTGTTACACTGAAATCCATGCTGCTTCTTAACTACACCATCCGATCTgcgtttgtaatgtgtgtagagcgTTAGTCAGGATGTACAGCTTCATGGGAGGAGGCCTTTTCTGTGCCATCGTGGCCAACATCCTCCTGGTGGTGTCCACAGCCACCGATTACTGGATGCAGTACCGCCTATCAGGCAGCTTCGCTCACCAGGGCCTGTGGCGCTACTGCATGTCGGGAAAGTGCTACATGCAAACGGACAGCATCGGTAAGTCCGGCTAGTGATTAGTCTGGATTCGACTAactatgaatggaaaaaaactaCAATGTGTCAGTCTGATATTGCCAGCATTTGGAAAAATTTTTGCTGTTAAACAATGTCACTGGAAAAGAATAAGTTATGCAGTACAAAAACCTTAAATATTGAATGCTGACTAAAGATCATGAGCaagtacaataataaaaaatgtatgtagTAACCTAGTGGGAGATGCATATACTGTACTCTAAATAATTAATGTATTCTAGCGATTGTGTCTATACGTAACtgcctgtttatttttcttggaTATATTGACAGACTGAATTCTGTTTCTTTAGTAAGTCACTTTAGATAAAAGCATTTACTAATGTAAAGCATTCCTAAACCTCATTCACGACTTTAAAAGCAAGACCAAGATCTGGCATAACCCTtcaatttaaaattaattacagTAGAAAACACTCATAAAACAGTGTCAGactattttcagtgtttttcctATATACACTGAATTATCAGTTTATTAGGAGCTCCTAAGCTGCACTTAACAACATCAGTGGAATACTTCTTCACCATTacagcttttttaaaaatggacttTTACAAATAAAAGCTTCAAGTTTACATGAAAACAAGTTCTCTCGCTAATTTAtcgttcttttttgtttttctctcatgtAACTGTTGTCAGCGTACTGGAACGCCACAAGGGCCTTCATGATCCTGTCATCGATGTCATGCTTCGCGGGGATCATCGCCGGCATTCTATCCTTCACCCATTTCTCCGGATTTGAGAGATTCAGTCGTTCCTTTGCTGCAGGGATCATGTTTTTCGTTTCGAGTTAGTTCATTCATCCAAAACTTGTGAGATTACTAATAGATAGAAAAACGTTCAATCTTGCACCGTCAAGGCTGTATTTAGAGCTGAGTAATTTAACATGTAGAGGCTAAAAGTTTGTGGACCTGATCATCACATCagtatgtgcttgttgaacatcccattccagatttgtTACCTCCATGTTTGCCATTATAATatgctccactcttctgtgaaggttttccagTAGATGTCGGAGCAAGGCCGTgggtatttgtgtttattcagctacaagagctttTGTGAGATCAGGTTGTGTGAAGaggctccagttccagttcatccaacaggaagggaaattgtaaaactacagcataccaagacattctaaGACTTAGGGAAGAACCATATATGGAGTGATGTTTAACGGTCCACAAATTCTGTTCTGAGTTTGAGTTGGATGAAAACAGGCAtcgacattttaaaaaaaaaaattatcttaCACATCATTGCAACATAATCGGAAATCATCAGCACTCAAAGAAAAGTGTCTGTGTTTAAACACTGAACATGCTATTAAAATGTCTCAGCTCTGTGTTATCAAGAAAGATCTGGCAACCTCAGAGGTGTAAGATAGGCCTTTCCTGCAACTTTCCTCGAATAATGATTTAACGTTTAAACTGAAATTGATTTGAGGAACGTGGAACACGTTAACGTTTCCCTTTCAAAAATGAATCCAAGTCTAACAAAACCTTTGAGGAACCTAATTTTAACCTAACCTAACTTAACTGTAATGAATAACTAGAGAAGAAAGACCAGTTACGTGTGGTAACAAGCACGGCAAAAATGACCTCAGAATGCAGATTTTTGAGCTAATTGTGAAcatcagccaaaaaaaaaaacaaaaaaacactggacACTAAAGTCTAACATTTTTGTCTTTCTGGATAGCTCTCTTTGTTTTCCTGGCCATGGCGATCTACACCGGGGTGACGGTCAACTTCCTTGGAAAGCGCTTTGGTGACTGGCGCTTCTCATGGTCCTACATCCTCGGTTGGGTTGCTCTGCTCATGAACTTCTTTGCAGGTGGGGAAATGTTTTATAAggcaaaataaattaaaaggtATTAAGTTTCATGATGACTGACAGTGTGACTATTGTTTACGTTTGTGTTTGCAGGTATATTTTACATGTGTGCTTACAGGATGCACGAGTGCAGGCGAGTCGCAGGAACACGCTAGATGGATAAAAATGAGAAGACTCCATACCTAAATGACAAATATTGTAAGATGTTGTTAGTATATTGCTTAACAGTAACAAAGACATTATAGTGCATATTAACTGTGTAGAAAGGACAGGAGTAAGCAGTTATAGCAAGCCTCTTTCCAGAACAATCGAGTCATTTACAGACATCAGTGAATACTGcaaaagcattaaaaatgtcAGGAAcaacattatcattatcatgaGAACCAAAGCGTGGTGGAAATTTAAGTGGCACAGTGAAAGATTACAGCGTGTAGATTAAAAATGTTGCTTTCAAACTGGGCGGATTTTCAAATAAAACATCAGACCATTAATATAGTTTTattgtctgtatttatttaagctTTAAACACAtcacgtgattttttttttaaataatgcattGTAAACATTTCATATGTCAGAAATTCTGTAATATCTGCCTGAACAtcagtgacaaaatataatggcTGATATCCTTTGGCTAAAATTAACAATTAGAAAACATTAAATCTCCATCTTAATCTTCTAAATGCCTAGAAGCAGCTTAGCAAGTTCCAGTAAGCAATAGAAGCATCTGAGGTCAGTATGAGtagtagctgtgtgtgtgtgtgtgtgtgtgtgtgtgtgtgtgtgtaagtgagtgacgaagagagagagagagagagagatgcaaagTGAACAGATTATCAAGTCTTATAAAAGAAAAGTCATCTTTTCTGAAAACTTCCGAAATCCCATTTAGAAAAGTTACAGCTTGGTATCAGACTGAGctatgacactggagactcctttgaaaaatgctaaataaaagaattttaaaTCTGATTATGTTGTGCCTCTGCCAAACAAGTACCTGTAGAAGTTACAACCTACTAGCGCTAGCACGTTAATACAAACCTCTGATTCACCTTGCACTGTCAAGACCTTCTGAACAGATCTGACATTTGTGGTGTAAAAGCAGTTTCTCATGGAGAATTCATGACATGAAATGTTGTATTTAAATGTTGTATTTAAAGCTGAAAGGTTGTATTTAAACGCGAAAGGTTGTCAGTGACTCGGCTCACAGTTGAAGACAACTGT of Hemibagrus wyckioides isolate EC202008001 linkage group LG23, SWU_Hwy_1.0, whole genome shotgun sequence contains these proteins:
- the vsig10l gene encoding carcinoembryonic antigen-related cell adhesion molecule 6; the encoded protein is MSHCPVARLTLLIVCSFTGTDCFLSMWANGPTMVTAFVGTNLTLGISYSGVTNPLVTWQNGTLVLAIWTVGQTTSPPGINPTYSSVLSLDQNGSLVFQNVSASYSGTYVAKMAKPGDHEASVNFTLLVYNVITDASVVTASQDVVEGGTPFTLSYSSMQGPVMSSTWYFKGAEVVNGSRYLITSKSLIINQPNRNDTGLYSVALTNPFSNVTQSKNITVLYGPDQPVLEVSPTKATFVPGETLSLSCRAEGEPTPSASWLFNGQELPSSNGTLRLGHVQTSQSGVYKCVLINSRTNTRLSRNVTVTIQGLSGSAIAGIAAGVPCVILLLLLLAGLILLCYYCYKKKTANRNPRYPVARAVKKAVIIQPNLTKPHHLLTSSIKPPPAYNHHRNQAPSERSGTLPLGIPPVRMATMV
- the lim2.5 gene encoding lens intrinsic membrane protein 2.5 — protein: MYSFMGGGLFCAIVANILLVVSTATDYWMQYRLSGSFAHQGLWRYCMSGKCYMQTDSIAYWNATRAFMILSSMSCFAGIIAGILSFTHFSGFERFSRSFAAGIMFFVSTLFVFLAMAIYTGVTVNFLGKRFGDWRFSWSYILGWVALLMNFFAGIFYMCAYRMHECRRVAGTR